Proteins encoded in a region of the Scyliorhinus canicula chromosome 2, sScyCan1.1, whole genome shotgun sequence genome:
- the LOC119956459 gene encoding transmembrane protein 229B-like, whose translation MAAAEPLSALSRWYLYAIHGYFCEVMFTAAWDFVVHFNWKFPGVTSVWALFIYGTSMLIVERMYLYLKDKCCTAARCLIYTIWTYIWEFSTGYILRQFNACPWDYSQFEFDFMGLITLEYAIPWLCASFIMEKLVIRNTLRLRFDRRQDAVPGTARSPSALSNGHIKTN comes from the coding sequence ATGGCTGCAGCAGAGCCTCTGAGTGCCCTCTCTCGCTGGTATCTCTATGCCATCCATGGCTACTTCTGCGAAGTGATGTTTACAGCGGCATGGGATTTTGTGGTGCATTTCAACTGGAAGTTCCCCGGGGTCACCAGTGTCTGGGCCCTCTTCATTTACGGGACATCCATGCTGATTGTGGAGAGGATGTACCTCTATCTTAAGGACAAGTGCTGCACCGCCGCCCGCTGCCTCATCTACACCATCTGGACGTACATTTGGGAGTTCTCCACGGGCTACATCCTGCGCCAGTTCAATGCCTGCCCCTGGGACTACTCTCAGTTCGAATTTGACTTCATGGGTTTGATCACCCTCGAGTACGCCATCCCCTGGCTCTGCGCCTCCTTCATCATGGAGAAGCTGGTCATCAGGAACACACTGCGCCTACGTTTCGACCGCCGGCAGGACGCAGTCCCGGGGACAGCCCGGTCTCCCAGCGCCCTGTCGAACGGGCACATCAAAACCAACTGA